A DNA window from Candidatus Poribacteria bacterium contains the following coding sequences:
- a CDS encoding cupin domain-containing protein, which produces MDKVSTAGLGRDGRSSPKGKYGYTYHPVTKAMSPHSDTPQQKGGFPFDVCIIRVPPGKMPWPYHRHAAQWEFYQVLEGSGVMRVENDERIPFEAGDFLLCRPGEAHQIINDGDVELVIVITADNPIAEVVDYPDSGKVAMGPPRRLGRLTPAEYYDGEE; this is translated from the coding sequence ATGGACAAAGTCTCGACGGCTGGACTCGGTCGCGACGGCCGCTCATCGCCCAAAGGAAAGTACGGCTACACCTACCATCCGGTGACGAAAGCGATGTCGCCGCACAGCGACACGCCCCAGCAGAAGGGCGGATTCCCGTTCGACGTCTGCATCATCCGCGTTCCGCCAGGCAAAATGCCCTGGCCCTACCATCGGCACGCCGCTCAGTGGGAGTTCTACCAGGTGCTGGAGGGCTCCGGCGTGATGCGCGTCGAGAACGACGAACGCATTCCCTTCGAGGCTGGGGACTTCCTGCTGTGCCGACCCGGCGAGGCTCATCAGATCATCAACGACGGCGATGTCGAGCTCGTCATCGTCATTACAGCCGACAACCCGATTGCCGAGGTCGTCGACTATCCAGACTCAGGGAAGGTCGCGATGGGCCCGCCTCGTCGCCTCGGTCGCCTGACGCCGGCGGAGTACTATGACGGCGAGGAATGA
- a CDS encoding TolC family protein, with amino-acid sequence MSSRSHTRSSTAWLGPLKWKPVQRRASRMEAVSMRDRSRISALALFLAIVAAAPNAIAQDATETSLTLDAAIARAYENNRNVRIAEEAVLGAQARIEEARGVLLPSLTLTGAFTYNGKLPESVLDFGGFNPFAAMGAEGEDEDGSGDASGEDAPVVEDPAASDKPIEIEIGTKRDWRGIAQVQQPLFTWGKATNAYRAAWDSLEAARHGLDATRQDVALRVKEAFYGVLLAREVAGVASKALEQAERRTQTAQQRLTAGVATRLDLLQAQVALANARTQTLRAGNGRKLALEGLALAIGVETQELGEPEGILDWMPAGIEATGLVDEALMTRSSLRQLAAQRQVAQHMLKVARAANRPNLAATGTYSWNDTEKQDPSTTWSVGVGLSWPIFNGFANRARVRQALSGVNQASAGLEAMSDAVAFEVRRAVLAYEEASSVLQTQEETQRQAAEALRIANISFENGLITSVELADAELGKTQADMLLAQASYDALVARARLEHAVGAPIP; translated from the coding sequence ATGTCATCCCGGTCGCATACACGATCGTCGACCGCGTGGCTCGGGCCCCTGAAGTGGAAACCGGTTCAGCGTAGGGCATCTCGCATGGAGGCTGTCTCGATGAGAGATCGCAGTCGTATCTCGGCACTGGCGCTGTTCTTAGCGATCGTTGCCGCCGCGCCAAACGCAATCGCCCAGGACGCGACCGAGACGTCCCTGACACTGGACGCCGCCATCGCCCGCGCCTACGAGAACAACCGGAACGTGCGGATTGCCGAGGAAGCGGTGCTCGGCGCTCAAGCGAGGATCGAGGAAGCTCGCGGCGTGCTCCTTCCGTCTCTCACGCTGACCGGCGCGTTCACGTACAACGGGAAGCTGCCCGAGAGCGTGCTCGACTTCGGCGGATTCAACCCGTTCGCCGCGATGGGTGCCGAGGGCGAGGACGAGGATGGCTCCGGCGATGCGTCCGGGGAGGATGCCCCCGTGGTCGAAGACCCGGCGGCGTCGGACAAGCCCATCGAAATCGAGATCGGGACCAAGCGCGACTGGCGAGGCATTGCGCAGGTGCAGCAACCGCTCTTCACGTGGGGCAAGGCGACGAACGCCTACCGCGCTGCATGGGACAGCCTGGAAGCGGCTCGACACGGACTCGACGCGACTCGACAGGACGTCGCCTTACGCGTCAAAGAGGCGTTCTATGGGGTTCTGCTGGCACGGGAAGTGGCAGGTGTTGCCTCCAAGGCGCTCGAGCAGGCGGAGCGACGGACACAGACCGCGCAGCAACGCCTGACCGCCGGCGTCGCCACGCGTCTGGACCTGCTGCAGGCGCAGGTAGCGCTCGCGAATGCTCGCACGCAGACACTGCGCGCCGGAAACGGGCGGAAGCTGGCGCTCGAAGGCTTGGCGCTTGCGATCGGTGTCGAGACCCAAGAACTGGGCGAACCCGAAGGCATTCTGGACTGGATGCCGGCGGGGATCGAAGCGACGGGGTTGGTCGACGAGGCTCTGATGACCCGGTCCAGCCTCCGGCAGTTGGCAGCGCAGCGCCAGGTCGCCCAGCACATGCTGAAGGTCGCTCGCGCCGCGAACCGTCCCAATCTCGCGGCGACCGGCACCTACTCGTGGAACGACACGGAGAAGCAAGACCCATCGACGACGTGGTCCGTTGGGGTCGGACTGAGCTGGCCCATCTTCAATGGATTCGCCAACCGTGCGCGAGTCAGACAAGCGCTGTCCGGCGTGAACCAAGCGTCTGCCGGGCTCGAGGCGATGTCGGACGCCGTGGCTTTCGAGGTACGACGCGCCGTGCTTGCCTACGAGGAGGCGTCCTCCGTCTTGCAGACGCAGGAGGAGACGCAGCGCCAAGCGGCGGAAGCCCTCCGCATCGCCAACATCTCCTTCGAGAACGGGCTCATCACGAGCGTCGAACTTGCGGACGCCGAGCTCGGCAAGACGCAGGCGGACATGCTGCTCGCGCAGGCGTCCTATGACGCGCTCGTGGCGCGAGCGAGACTGGAACACGCAGTCGGCGCACCGATCCCGTGA
- the queG gene encoding tRNA epoxyqueuosine(34) reductase QueG: MDRAVQDLTSRLKVRALELGFDAVGVAPVAPYDHADAFRRWLDAGMHGEMAYMPRTLDKRLDPERVVPGAQSIVCLATLYRTSTERPPEHAIPSRGIVSCYAWGDDYHELLGARTEELAAWIDQNAGATSRAYVDSGPVLEREAAARAGIGWFGKNTMLLNRRMGSYFFLSEIITTAALEPDSPTTDHCGSCRRCLDACPTQAFPEPYVLDARRCISYLTIELKGEVPEPLREAVGNHVFGCDICQEVCPWNRKAARTGESAFVPRPGLTAAKLASLMSMAEDAFQKVFQNSPIMRAKRRGLLRNVAIALGNTRNPKALEPLTVGLEDPEPLVRSHVAWAIGRIGGKKARAMLRAAASRERDDSVLASIRRALGVQPDPSSHAGNDTMDR, translated from the coding sequence ATGGATCGGGCGGTTCAGGACTTGACGTCGCGCCTCAAGGTTCGCGCACTGGAACTCGGTTTCGACGCCGTGGGGGTAGCGCCCGTCGCTCCCTACGATCATGCCGACGCGTTCCGCCGGTGGCTGGACGCCGGTATGCACGGCGAGATGGCGTACATGCCTCGAACCCTCGACAAGCGCCTCGATCCAGAGCGCGTGGTGCCCGGGGCGCAGTCCATCGTCTGCCTCGCCACGCTCTATCGAACGAGCACCGAGAGACCCCCGGAACATGCCATCCCGAGTCGCGGCATCGTCTCCTGCTACGCGTGGGGGGACGACTACCACGAACTCCTCGGCGCACGAACCGAGGAACTTGCCGCTTGGATCGACCAGAACGCGGGAGCCACCTCACGCGCGTACGTCGATTCGGGGCCCGTCCTGGAGCGGGAGGCAGCGGCGCGAGCCGGAATCGGATGGTTCGGCAAGAACACGATGCTGCTGAACCGGCGCATGGGCTCGTACTTCTTCCTGTCGGAGATTATCACGACAGCCGCGCTGGAACCCGACTCGCCGACGACCGATCATTGCGGTTCCTGCCGTCGGTGCTTGGACGCCTGCCCGACGCAGGCGTTCCCGGAGCCGTACGTCCTCGACGCACGGCGATGCATCTCCTACCTGACCATCGAGCTGAAAGGCGAAGTCCCCGAGCCGCTTCGCGAGGCGGTCGGCAACCACGTGTTCGGCTGTGACATCTGTCAGGAAGTCTGCCCCTGGAACCGGAAGGCGGCGCGGACTGGCGAGTCCGCGTTCGTTCCTCGACCGGGTCTGACCGCAGCCAAGCTGGCGTCTTTGATGTCGATGGCAGAGGATGCCTTCCAGAAGGTCTTCCAGAACAGCCCAATCATGCGCGCCAAGCGTCGCGGACTGCTCCGCAACGTCGCCATCGCGCTGGGGAACACGCGGAATCCCAAGGCGCTCGAGCCTCTGACGGTCGGCTTGGAAGACCCCGAGCCCCTGGTCCGTTCTCACGTCGCGTGGGCGATCGGTCGGATCGGAGGGAAAAAGGCACGCGCGATGCTGCGCGCCGCTGCAAGCCGGGAGCGCGACGACTCGGTACTCGCTTCGATCCGGCGCGCGCTGGGGGTTCAGCCAGACCCGTCGTCCCACGCCGGCAACGACACGATGGATCGGTAG